A single genomic interval of Flavihumibacter rivuli harbors:
- a CDS encoding aminotransferase class I/II-fold pyridoxal phosphate-dependent enzyme, which translates to MKEGFLERKLSERRQQDAFRQLRVTEGMVDFCSNDYLGIAHGHKLAPYMDHSHNGHGSAGSRLLAGNTAFALEVEAMIARFHEGEAALIYNSGYDANLGLLSSVAQKADTIIYDQLSHASIRDGIRLGFAQSFSFRHNDVEDLEKKLASVKGEGEVFVVTESVFSMDGDQAPLAAIVALCKRYNAHLIVDEAHGFGVIGDRGEGLLHSLGIHQEVFARVYTYGKAAGVHGASVVGSRLLKDYLVNFSRSLIYTTALPPVAIDAIRCAYQLIPQLQAERQQLGELIQCFRNASIPFQKLDSYTPIQGVVVPGNEAARKVASSLAEKGMDSRAILYPTVPKGGERLRIVLHAFNTVEQINDLLTVLAGAGQ; encoded by the coding sequence ATGAAAGAAGGCTTTCTGGAAAGAAAACTATCCGAGCGCAGGCAGCAGGATGCATTCCGTCAGTTAAGGGTAACGGAAGGGATGGTGGATTTTTGCTCCAATGATTACCTGGGTATTGCCCATGGCCATAAGCTGGCGCCTTATATGGATCATTCCCATAACGGTCATGGCAGTGCAGGGTCCAGGCTCCTGGCCGGCAATACTGCCTTCGCCCTTGAGGTAGAAGCCATGATCGCCCGGTTTCATGAAGGGGAAGCAGCTTTGATCTATAATTCAGGCTATGATGCCAATCTTGGTCTACTCAGTTCGGTGGCACAGAAAGCTGATACCATCATTTACGACCAGTTATCGCATGCCTCCATCCGGGATGGGATCCGACTGGGGTTCGCCCAGTCCTTTTCTTTCCGGCATAATGATGTTGAAGACCTGGAAAAGAAACTGGCTTCGGTAAAGGGTGAAGGCGAGGTGTTCGTAGTAACGGAATCGGTCTTCTCCATGGATGGCGACCAGGCTCCCCTGGCTGCAATAGTTGCACTTTGCAAGCGGTACAATGCCCACCTTATTGTGGATGAAGCCCATGGGTTTGGCGTTATCGGGGACAGGGGGGAAGGCTTGCTGCATTCGCTGGGTATCCACCAGGAAGTATTCGCCAGGGTATATACCTATGGAAAGGCGGCAGGTGTGCATGGTGCTTCGGTTGTGGGTAGCCGTTTGTTGAAGGATTACCTGGTCAATTTTTCCCGGTCGCTGATCTATACCACAGCCTTACCACCGGTAGCCATTGATGCCATCAGGTGTGCCTACCAGCTCATCCCTCAGCTGCAGGCAGAGCGGCAGCAACTCGGGGAACTTATCCAATGCTTCAGGAATGCATCCATCCCTTTCCAGAAACTGGATTCCTATACCCCTATCCAGGGGGTTGTGGTTCCCGGGAACGAAGCGGCCAGGAAGGTGGCCAGCTCATTGGCTGAAAAAGGAATGGATTCGCGGGCTATCCTTTACCCTACCGTACCCAAGGGTGGGGAGCGTTTAAGGATCGTGCTGCATGCCTTCAATACGGTTGAACAAATAAATGACTTGCTCACTGTATTGGCCGGTGCCGGGCAATAA